Proteins encoded in a region of the Misgurnus anguillicaudatus chromosome 9, ASM2758022v2, whole genome shotgun sequence genome:
- the LOC129423664 gene encoding mitochondrial fission factor isoform X1 — protein sequence MASPTYFGHGPPMPERDQYYTEVINQRMRVPNRLRVGPGTHTHEPADQRPEGPPAAYSMHIPDRLALTDVPDLSPRPLFSKHASSLWDLQHGSWDREVFMREPVQSPLRRSYSDQAFGRTPPGTPTHSKQALHSQSPRSVGRTPVVHTIPSRPKPPGPPSIPPNLLSPQSILQAAKVLGQQASQKILQTVTKKYSNRFGHPENRLSQAVEVHPDQSRTSASQEYWLSPEDDTGTAVEFMVLRRQVVKMSRRIAGLERQNVEHRQTELVLFSLLASACLINGWLWMRR from the exons ATGGCATCTCCGACGTATTTTGGTCACGGTCCGCCGATGCCTGAACGTGACCAGTATtacactgaggtcatcaatcaAAGAATGCGCGTGCCTAACAGGCTGAGGGTCGGTCCCGGGACTCACACGCACGAGCCTGCCGACCAGAGACCTGAAGGTCCACCTGCAGCCTACAGCATGCACATACCAGACAGACTGGCTTTAACAG ATGTTCCTGACCTGAGTCCACGCCCTCTCTTCTCCAAACACGCGTCATCATTATGGGACCTGCAGCATGGTTCTTGGGACAGGGAGGTGTTCATGAGAGAGCCTGTTCAG AGTCCACTGCGTAGGTCTTATAGTGACCAGGCTTTTGGTCGGACCCCACCTGGAACCCCCACACACTCCAAACAAGCCCTTCACTCTCAGTCACC CCGCAGTGTTGGACGTACCCCTGTTGTACACACAATCCCATCCCGGCCAAAACCCCCGGGACCTCCGAGCATCCCACCCAACCTGCTCTCTCCACAGAGCATACTGCAGGCCGCCAAGGTGCTTGGCCAACAGGCTTCTCAGAAAATCCTCCAGACGGTCACCAAAAAATACTCAAACAG GTTCGGTCACCCCGAAAACCGCCTCTCCCAGGCTGTGGAGGTTCATCCTGATCAGAGCAGGACAAG TGCTTCACAAGAGTACTGGCTCAGCCCAGAGGACGACACCGGAACCGCTGTTGAATTTATGGTTCTTCGCAGACAG GTGGTGAAGATGAGCAGGCGGATAGCAGGTCTGGAGAGACAAAACGTCGAGCACAGACAGACCGAGCTGGTGTTGTTCTCGCTGCTGGCGTCGGCCTGCCTGATCAACGGCTGGCTGTGGATGCGCAGATGA
- the LOC129423664 gene encoding mitochondrial fission factor isoform X5, translating into MASPTYFGHGPPMPERDQYYTEVINQRMRVPNRLRVGPGTHTHEPADQRPEGPPAAYSMHIPDRLALTDVPDLSPRPLFSKHASSLWDLQHGSWDREVFMREPVQSPLRRSYSDQAFGRTPPGTPTHSKQALHSQSPASQEYWLSPEDDTGTAVEFMVLRRQVVKMSRRIAGLERQNVEHRQTELVLFSLLASACLINGWLWMRR; encoded by the exons ATGGCATCTCCGACGTATTTTGGTCACGGTCCGCCGATGCCTGAACGTGACCAGTATtacactgaggtcatcaatcaAAGAATGCGCGTGCCTAACAGGCTGAGGGTCGGTCCCGGGACTCACACGCACGAGCCTGCCGACCAGAGACCTGAAGGTCCACCTGCAGCCTACAGCATGCACATACCAGACAGACTGGCTTTAACAG ATGTTCCTGACCTGAGTCCACGCCCTCTCTTCTCCAAACACGCGTCATCATTATGGGACCTGCAGCATGGTTCTTGGGACAGGGAGGTGTTCATGAGAGAGCCTGTTCAG AGTCCACTGCGTAGGTCTTATAGTGACCAGGCTTTTGGTCGGACCCCACCTGGAACCCCCACACACTCCAAACAAGCCCTTCACTCTCAGTCACC TGCTTCACAAGAGTACTGGCTCAGCCCAGAGGACGACACCGGAACCGCTGTTGAATTTATGGTTCTTCGCAGACAG GTGGTGAAGATGAGCAGGCGGATAGCAGGTCTGGAGAGACAAAACGTCGAGCACAGACAGACCGAGCTGGTGTTGTTCTCGCTGCTGGCGTCGGCCTGCCTGATCAACGGCTGGCTGTGGATGCGCAGATGA
- the LOC129423664 gene encoding mitochondrial fission factor isoform X4 — translation MASPTYFGHGPPMPERDQYYTEVINQRMRVPNRLRVGPGTHTHEPADQRPEGPPAAYSMHIPDRLALTDVPDLSPRPLFSKHASSLWDLQHGSWDREVFMREPVQSPLRRSYSDQAFGRTPPGTPTHSKQALHSQSPFGHPENRLSQAVEVHPDQSRTSASQEYWLSPEDDTGTAVEFMVLRRQVVKMSRRIAGLERQNVEHRQTELVLFSLLASACLINGWLWMRR, via the exons ATGGCATCTCCGACGTATTTTGGTCACGGTCCGCCGATGCCTGAACGTGACCAGTATtacactgaggtcatcaatcaAAGAATGCGCGTGCCTAACAGGCTGAGGGTCGGTCCCGGGACTCACACGCACGAGCCTGCCGACCAGAGACCTGAAGGTCCACCTGCAGCCTACAGCATGCACATACCAGACAGACTGGCTTTAACAG ATGTTCCTGACCTGAGTCCACGCCCTCTCTTCTCCAAACACGCGTCATCATTATGGGACCTGCAGCATGGTTCTTGGGACAGGGAGGTGTTCATGAGAGAGCCTGTTCAG AGTCCACTGCGTAGGTCTTATAGTGACCAGGCTTTTGGTCGGACCCCACCTGGAACCCCCACACACTCCAAACAAGCCCTTCACTCTCAGTCACC GTTCGGTCACCCCGAAAACCGCCTCTCCCAGGCTGTGGAGGTTCATCCTGATCAGAGCAGGACAAG TGCTTCACAAGAGTACTGGCTCAGCCCAGAGGACGACACCGGAACCGCTGTTGAATTTATGGTTCTTCGCAGACAG GTGGTGAAGATGAGCAGGCGGATAGCAGGTCTGGAGAGACAAAACGTCGAGCACAGACAGACCGAGCTGGTGTTGTTCTCGCTGCTGGCGTCGGCCTGCCTGATCAACGGCTGGCTGTGGATGCGCAGATGA
- the LOC129423664 gene encoding mitochondrial fission factor isoform X2 — MASPTYFGHGPPMPERDQYYTEVINQRMRVPNRLRVGPGTHTHEPADQRPEGPPAAYSMHIPDRLALTDVPDLSPRPLFSKHASSLWDLQHGSWDREVFMREPVQSPLRRSYSDQAFGRTPPGTPTHSKQALHSQSPVGRTPVVHTIPSRPKPPGPPSIPPNLLSPQSILQAAKVLGQQASQKILQTVTKKYSNRFGHPENRLSQAVEVHPDQSRTSASQEYWLSPEDDTGTAVEFMVLRRQVVKMSRRIAGLERQNVEHRQTELVLFSLLASACLINGWLWMRR; from the exons ATGGCATCTCCGACGTATTTTGGTCACGGTCCGCCGATGCCTGAACGTGACCAGTATtacactgaggtcatcaatcaAAGAATGCGCGTGCCTAACAGGCTGAGGGTCGGTCCCGGGACTCACACGCACGAGCCTGCCGACCAGAGACCTGAAGGTCCACCTGCAGCCTACAGCATGCACATACCAGACAGACTGGCTTTAACAG ATGTTCCTGACCTGAGTCCACGCCCTCTCTTCTCCAAACACGCGTCATCATTATGGGACCTGCAGCATGGTTCTTGGGACAGGGAGGTGTTCATGAGAGAGCCTGTTCAG AGTCCACTGCGTAGGTCTTATAGTGACCAGGCTTTTGGTCGGACCCCACCTGGAACCCCCACACACTCCAAACAAGCCCTTCACTCTCAGTCACC TGTTGGACGTACCCCTGTTGTACACACAATCCCATCCCGGCCAAAACCCCCGGGACCTCCGAGCATCCCACCCAACCTGCTCTCTCCACAGAGCATACTGCAGGCCGCCAAGGTGCTTGGCCAACAGGCTTCTCAGAAAATCCTCCAGACGGTCACCAAAAAATACTCAAACAG GTTCGGTCACCCCGAAAACCGCCTCTCCCAGGCTGTGGAGGTTCATCCTGATCAGAGCAGGACAAG TGCTTCACAAGAGTACTGGCTCAGCCCAGAGGACGACACCGGAACCGCTGTTGAATTTATGGTTCTTCGCAGACAG GTGGTGAAGATGAGCAGGCGGATAGCAGGTCTGGAGAGACAAAACGTCGAGCACAGACAGACCGAGCTGGTGTTGTTCTCGCTGCTGGCGTCGGCCTGCCTGATCAACGGCTGGCTGTGGATGCGCAGATGA
- the LOC129423664 gene encoding mitochondrial fission factor isoform X3 has product MASPTYFGHGPPMPERDQYYTEVINQRMRVPNRLRVGPGTHTHEPADQRPEGPPAAYSMHIPDRLALTDVPDLSPRPLFSKHASSLWDLQHGSWDREVFMREPVQSPLRRSYSDQAFGRTPPGTPTHSKQALHSQSPRSVGRTPVVHTIPSRPKPPGPPSIPPNLLSPQSILQAAKVLGQQASQKILQTVTKKYSNSASQEYWLSPEDDTGTAVEFMVLRRQVVKMSRRIAGLERQNVEHRQTELVLFSLLASACLINGWLWMRR; this is encoded by the exons ATGGCATCTCCGACGTATTTTGGTCACGGTCCGCCGATGCCTGAACGTGACCAGTATtacactgaggtcatcaatcaAAGAATGCGCGTGCCTAACAGGCTGAGGGTCGGTCCCGGGACTCACACGCACGAGCCTGCCGACCAGAGACCTGAAGGTCCACCTGCAGCCTACAGCATGCACATACCAGACAGACTGGCTTTAACAG ATGTTCCTGACCTGAGTCCACGCCCTCTCTTCTCCAAACACGCGTCATCATTATGGGACCTGCAGCATGGTTCTTGGGACAGGGAGGTGTTCATGAGAGAGCCTGTTCAG AGTCCACTGCGTAGGTCTTATAGTGACCAGGCTTTTGGTCGGACCCCACCTGGAACCCCCACACACTCCAAACAAGCCCTTCACTCTCAGTCACC CCGCAGTGTTGGACGTACCCCTGTTGTACACACAATCCCATCCCGGCCAAAACCCCCGGGACCTCCGAGCATCCCACCCAACCTGCTCTCTCCACAGAGCATACTGCAGGCCGCCAAGGTGCTTGGCCAACAGGCTTCTCAGAAAATCCTCCAGACGGTCACCAAAAAATACTCAAACAG TGCTTCACAAGAGTACTGGCTCAGCCCAGAGGACGACACCGGAACCGCTGTTGAATTTATGGTTCTTCGCAGACAG GTGGTGAAGATGAGCAGGCGGATAGCAGGTCTGGAGAGACAAAACGTCGAGCACAGACAGACCGAGCTGGTGTTGTTCTCGCTGCTGGCGTCGGCCTGCCTGATCAACGGCTGGCTGTGGATGCGCAGATGA